Proteins from a single region of Corvus hawaiiensis isolate bCorHaw1 chromosome 6, bCorHaw1.pri.cur, whole genome shotgun sequence:
- the MRPL23 gene encoding 39S ribosomal protein L23, mitochondrial, which translates to MAAGGRRAVYPLFQRGGPQLRIFRPNFFMLAVRPGVPQPEDTVQFRVSMEMTKLDIRNYLERIYNVPVAAVRTRIQYGANNKRNHRNQRVKKPDYKVAYVQLGQGQTFQFPNLFPEKEQDPETRSLDDFRDKYMEKEKQKQEGDPRRGGVPDWFGL; encoded by the exons ATGGCGGCGGGCGGCAGGAGGGCCGT GTACCCGCTGTTCCAGAGGGGCGGCCCGCAGCTGCGGATCTTCCGTCCCAACTTCTTCATGCTGGCGGTGCGGCCCGGCGTGCCCCAGCCCGAGGACACCGTCCAGTTCCGCGTCTCCATGGA AATGACAAAATTGGATATCAGGAATTACCTTGAAAGAATATACAATGTGCCAGTAGCTGCTGTGAGGACCAGGATACAGTATG GTGCAAACAACAAGAGGAATCACAGGAATCAGAGAGTGAAGAAGCCAGATTACAAGGTCGCCTATGTACAGCTG gGCCAAGGACAAACCTTTCAGTTTCCCAACCTATTTCCAGAGAAAGAACAAGACCCAGAAACTCGCTCTTTGGATGACTTCAGGGATAAATATATggagaaagagaagcagaagcagGAAGGTGACCCCAGACGAGGTGGAGTCCCTGATTGGTTTGGACTTTGA